One genomic region from Terriglobia bacterium encodes:
- a CDS encoding TIGR00282 family metallophosphoesterase, with translation MQDTVRILYIGDIFGRPGRSILKERLPELLSQYAPDLVLANGENAAAGFGITPGLVDELLGLGIAVLTTGNHIWDKKEIFPYLAEHSDGPLLRPANYPPQVPGRGLYVGKTRAGLEFAVINLQGRVFMPAIDCPFRTVDSLLESIPASVKLRFVDIHAEATSEKLAMGWHLDGRVTAVVGTHTHVPTADEMVLPAGTAYITDLGMTGPYESVIGIDKDIAIRKFLSQLPERFDVANGDVRLCGVLVEADAGTGRAVSIERVVRKQGGSEPRPSAS, from the coding sequence TTGCAAGACACTGTACGAATTCTTTACATCGGCGACATTTTCGGGAGGCCGGGGCGAAGCATCTTGAAAGAACGCCTGCCGGAGCTTTTGTCGCAATATGCGCCCGACCTGGTGCTAGCCAACGGCGAGAATGCAGCGGCGGGTTTCGGCATTACTCCGGGCCTGGTGGACGAGTTGCTGGGACTTGGCATCGCTGTCCTCACCACGGGAAACCACATCTGGGACAAAAAGGAAATCTTTCCCTATCTGGCGGAACACTCTGACGGCCCTCTGCTTCGTCCCGCGAACTATCCGCCGCAGGTGCCCGGGCGAGGTCTCTACGTAGGCAAAACCCGGGCGGGGCTTGAGTTCGCCGTGATCAATCTGCAAGGGCGCGTCTTCATGCCGGCGATTGATTGTCCTTTCCGGACTGTCGATAGCCTGCTGGAAAGCATTCCAGCATCGGTGAAACTGCGTTTTGTGGACATACATGCCGAGGCCACCTCAGAAAAGCTCGCCATGGGATGGCACCTGGATGGACGTGTCACCGCGGTGGTGGGAACGCACACTCACGTTCCCACAGCGGACGAGATGGTCTTGCCTGCCGGCACCGCCTACATCACTGACCTCGGAATGACGGGTCCCTATGAATCGGTGATCGGAATTGATAAGGATATCGCCATCCGGAAATTCCTGAGCCAGCTTCCCGAAAGGTTCGACGTTGCGAACGGGGACGTCCGGCTCTGCGGGGTGTTGGTGGAGGCCGATGCCGGGACGGGCCGCGCGGTTTCGATCGAGAGAGTGGTCCGGAAACAGGGCGGCAGCGAGCCACGGCCGTCCGCCAGTTGA
- a CDS encoding phosphatidate cytidylyltransferase — MKRRILTGLPLALVAVYLIVQDREWLFTLAVLATVMISLHEYFHISREAGLGGWPWMGYLGAGLLCLFQYADLQGFALSESTLLLVLVLTIPIVGLARVSDLKTYTGGLASTLLGVLYIGFAFSWIIPLRFAEPVTGLRLVILLFLVVWAGDIFAYTVGRAMGRIPLAKSISPKKTVEGAVAGLAGGVLAALGFTYWFWQTGDQKTVILIAGVVALAGQAGDLVESALKRAASLKDSGTILPGHGGLLDRIDSLLFAAPTLWLAWRLKDFWH, encoded by the coding sequence ATGAAGCGACGGATTCTAACCGGGTTACCACTGGCTCTTGTTGCTGTGTACCTGATCGTTCAGGACCGTGAATGGTTGTTTACGCTCGCCGTGCTGGCCACCGTGATGATCAGCCTTCACGAGTATTTCCACATCAGCAGAGAGGCTGGCTTGGGGGGCTGGCCCTGGATGGGCTACCTGGGGGCAGGGCTGCTTTGCCTGTTCCAATACGCTGATCTCCAAGGGTTTGCGCTCAGCGAATCGACGCTGCTGCTGGTGCTGGTTCTGACAATCCCGATTGTTGGTCTAGCCAGGGTCTCTGACCTGAAAACGTACACGGGCGGGCTGGCTTCCACATTGTTGGGGGTTCTTTATATAGGGTTTGCTTTTTCATGGATTATTCCTCTACGTTTTGCCGAACCGGTTACCGGCCTGCGCCTCGTCATCTTGCTTTTCCTGGTGGTCTGGGCGGGAGACATCTTTGCGTACACCGTTGGGCGCGCGATGGGGCGAATACCCCTGGCAAAATCCATTTCTCCCAAAAAAACTGTTGAGGGGGCTGTCGCTGGGCTTGCCGGAGGCGTACTGGCTGCCTTGGGCTTTACATATTGGTTTTGGCAGACAGGCGACCAAAAAACAGTTATCCTGATAGCAGGCGTGGTTGCCCTGGCCGGACAGGCCGGCGACCTTGTGGAATCTGCCCTCAAACGGGCTGCCAGCCTGAAGGATTCGGGAACGATCCTTCCCGGGCACGGTGGATTGCTTGACCGAATTGACAGCCTCTTGTTTGCCGCCCCGACCTTATGGTTGGCTTGGCGCCTGAAGGACTTCTGGCATTGA
- a CDS encoding isoprenyl transferase, translating to MKTRTSNPDLLSQIDLERLPCHIAVIMDGNGRWARKRHLPRIAGHRAGIGAVRQVVEACARLGIPCLTLYAFSVENWKRPRTEVKLLMGLLREFLKKEIAELNRNNIRFNAIGRVESLPATVQRDLSETVDKTRSNTGLKLTLALNYGGRAELIDAVRSLATDLKRNEALDPGSITEESFSRHLYTRDLPDPDLLIRTSGEMRLSNFLLWQVAYSEIWVTNILWPDFTERELLQAVIDFQRRERRYGGLR from the coding sequence GTGAAAACCAGAACGTCCAACCCTGATCTTTTATCACAAATCGACCTGGAACGGCTGCCCTGCCACATCGCTGTGATCATGGACGGCAATGGCCGATGGGCCCGGAAGCGGCATTTGCCCAGGATTGCGGGGCATCGGGCGGGCATTGGAGCGGTGCGGCAGGTGGTTGAAGCCTGTGCCCGTCTGGGGATTCCCTGCCTTACTCTTTACGCCTTTTCGGTGGAAAACTGGAAGCGGCCCAGAACGGAAGTGAAGCTTCTGATGGGTTTGCTCCGCGAGTTCCTGAAGAAGGAGATTGCGGAACTGAACCGGAATAACATCCGGTTCAACGCCATCGGAAGGGTTGAGAGCCTGCCGGCAACCGTGCAGCGCGACCTGAGCGAGACGGTCGATAAGACCAGGTCGAATACGGGCTTGAAACTGACTCTGGCCCTGAACTATGGCGGACGGGCCGAGCTGATTGACGCCGTCCGGAGCCTGGCGACCGACTTGAAAAGGAACGAAGCGCTTGATCCTGGGTCCATCACCGAGGAGAGTTTCAGCCGCCACCTCTACACCCGCGATCTGCCCGATCCGGACCTTCTGATTCGCACCAGCGGCGAGATGCGGTTGAGTAACTTTCTCCTTTGGCAGGTTGCCTATAGCGAGATATGGGTGACCAATATCCTGTGGCCGGATTTCACGGAGCGCGAACTTTTGCAAGCTGTCATCGATTTCCAGCGGCGGGAGCGCCGCTATGGCGGGCTACGCTGA
- a CDS encoding amidase: protein MAKFQEFAFMDATRQAELLRRKEVTPVELVDAAIGRIERMNPVLNAVVTPMYEQAREAAQGVLPEGRFRGVPFLLKDLVASYAGVRMTCGSAFLRDFVPDHDSELVRRLKRAGLVIVGKTNTPELGIVPTTEPLSFGPTRNPWDLKRSTGGSSGGSAAAVAAGIVPVAHANDGGGSIRIPASCCGVFGLKPTRARNPLGPELGDIMGGLVAEHVVSRSVRDSAALLDCLAGPEVGDPYWAPPPVRSYAEEVAIDPGRLRIAFSTRAPTGAKIHPDCVEAVRDAAGLCVDLGHEVSEGSPDINGALLVQAFTSVWAAGCAAAIDGFALLAGSTPKPDCFEPLTWALYETGHRTTGPAYLMSQAILQQIARQIGRFMEKFDVWLTPTLAEPPLLLGSFDATPDDPMRGFRRAVDYVPFTPIANATGQPAMSVPLYWNKEGLPVGAHFFGRFGEEGTLFRLAAQLEASRPWDHRRPPVQG, encoded by the coding sequence ATGGCAAAGTTCCAGGAATTCGCCTTTATGGACGCAACCCGGCAGGCGGAACTGTTGCGGCGGAAGGAAGTCACGCCAGTCGAGCTGGTGGACGCTGCAATCGGACGAATCGAGCGAATGAATCCCGTTTTGAACGCGGTGGTCACACCGATGTATGAGCAGGCGAGGGAAGCTGCTCAGGGAGTTTTGCCTGAGGGCCGGTTCCGTGGGGTCCCTTTCCTTTTGAAAGACCTTGTGGCGTCTTATGCCGGTGTCCGGATGACGTGTGGCAGCGCGTTCTTGCGCGATTTCGTGCCGGACCACGACAGCGAACTCGTCCGCAGGCTAAAGCGGGCGGGATTGGTTATCGTTGGCAAAACGAACACTCCTGAACTCGGGATTGTTCCGACGACGGAGCCGCTGTCGTTCGGCCCGACGCGAAACCCCTGGGACCTTAAGCGTTCGACGGGCGGTTCGAGCGGTGGATCGGCGGCCGCTGTGGCGGCGGGCATCGTGCCTGTGGCACATGCGAATGACGGCGGTGGTTCCATTCGCATCCCGGCCTCCTGCTGTGGGGTTTTTGGACTCAAGCCCACCCGGGCACGCAACCCTCTGGGGCCGGAGCTGGGCGACATCATGGGGGGTCTAGTTGCCGAGCATGTGGTCTCGCGCTCCGTCAGGGACAGCGCCGCCCTGCTGGATTGCCTTGCTGGGCCCGAAGTCGGCGACCCGTACTGGGCGCCGCCTCCCGTTCGATCCTACGCTGAGGAAGTTGCAATCGATCCCGGTCGGCTCCGCATTGCCTTTTCAACCAGGGCGCCCACCGGGGCGAAGATTCATCCCGATTGTGTGGAGGCGGTCCGCGATGCTGCTGGTTTGTGCGTTGATCTTGGGCACGAGGTGAGCGAGGGATCTCCGGACATAAACGGCGCATTGCTGGTCCAGGCATTTACGTCTGTTTGGGCGGCAGGATGTGCCGCCGCCATCGATGGATTTGCGCTGTTGGCCGGGAGCACACCGAAGCCGGATTGCTTCGAGCCTCTGACGTGGGCGCTTTATGAAACGGGCCATCGCACGACAGGACCGGCGTATCTGATGTCCCAGGCGATTTTGCAGCAGATTGCACGCCAAATTGGCCGGTTCATGGAGAAATTCGATGTCTGGTTGACTCCCACGCTTGCCGAACCGCCCTTGCTGCTCGGCTCGTTCGACGCAACTCCGGATGATCCCATGCGGGGATTTCGCCGTGCGGTGGACTACGTTCCATTTACTCCCATTGCCAATGCCACGGGGCAGCCCGCGATGTCGGTCCCACTCTATTGGAACAAGGAAGGCTTGCCGGTGGGGGCGCACTTTTTTGGGCGCTTTGGGGAGGAGGGGACCCTGTTCCGGCTTGCGGCACAGCTTGAAGCCTCACGCCCCTGGGACCACCGCCGGCCGCCTGTTCAGGGCTGA
- the pheT gene encoding phenylalanine--tRNA ligase subunit beta encodes MKVSLNWLKEFVEIPVDARRLKADLISIGLNAESFRAVGEDVVFEVEVTSNRPDCLSHYGIAREVAALYRKRLATLQFTCKEISAPASTEASIEILNPELCARYCGRVVRGVEVKPSPEWLARRLEAIGQRPINNVADATNYVLMELGHPLHAFDLMRLEGHKVVVRSARPGEHLRTLDGVDRTLAASDLVIADSSRPVALAGVMGGEASEISGRTHTVLLESAWFDPASVRRTSKSQGLHTEASHRFERGADIEMAPVALDRAAILIAQLAGGEVLRGAIDVYPVPRWRTHIELRRKEIHRILGEEVLWEEVERVLRALGFKVERRGTEGWRVTPPLARLDVDREVDLIEEVARHYGYNRLPARVRRAPPRLATDETREKELRISGTLVALGYREIIPPAMVDPEENARFTDRPPVILENPLSQDASVMRSSAMPSMIHTVKWNLDRYRSDLRLFEMGKVYSAEDKGLPDERRVLVLGATGSREPGTVDSKGPAISFFDLKGEVEQVLDDFDLPRLRFESFQIEYLEEGLAGRFLAADGAIAMLGRLNEGLARGYKLRQAVWVAELDLDALLRAPLNQKSFKSISKFPPVERDFSLVLPGSTSYGRLEEAIRGLGIEDLQSVKPVERRSSHELPEGTIPAGHASLLLRITFQSPTRTLAGDEVELQSRRIIDALEPLGIQIRAQG; translated from the coding sequence ATGAAGGTCTCCCTGAACTGGTTGAAAGAATTCGTGGAAATTCCGGTGGATGCCCGCCGCCTGAAGGCCGACCTCATTTCCATAGGTCTGAATGCGGAATCGTTCCGGGCGGTGGGTGAAGACGTCGTGTTTGAGGTGGAAGTCACCAGCAACCGGCCCGACTGCTTAAGCCATTACGGCATAGCGCGGGAAGTTGCGGCGCTCTATCGCAAGCGGCTGGCGACGCTCCAGTTCACTTGCAAGGAAATCAGCGCGCCGGCATCCACCGAGGCCTCCATCGAGATTCTGAATCCGGAGCTCTGCGCGCGCTATTGCGGCCGCGTGGTCCGCGGCGTTGAGGTTAAGCCTTCGCCGGAGTGGCTGGCGCGGCGCCTCGAGGCCATCGGCCAGCGCCCCATCAACAATGTTGCCGATGCTACCAACTACGTACTCATGGAGCTGGGCCATCCGCTCCACGCATTTGACCTGATGCGCCTTGAAGGGCACAAAGTGGTGGTCCGATCCGCCCGGCCGGGAGAACATTTGCGGACCCTGGACGGCGTAGACAGAACGCTTGCGGCCAGCGACCTGGTGATTGCGGACTCCAGTCGCCCGGTTGCTCTGGCGGGTGTCATGGGCGGTGAAGCATCCGAGATCTCCGGCCGCACTCATACGGTTTTGCTGGAGAGCGCCTGGTTCGATCCTGCGAGCGTCAGACGCACTTCGAAATCCCAGGGCCTGCACACGGAAGCTTCACACCGCTTCGAGCGCGGCGCCGACATTGAGATGGCCCCGGTAGCTCTTGACCGCGCGGCGATTCTGATTGCCCAGCTCGCAGGTGGCGAGGTCCTGCGCGGGGCGATCGATGTTTATCCCGTTCCCCGGTGGCGGACCCATATCGAACTACGGCGAAAGGAAATCCACCGCATTCTGGGGGAGGAAGTCCTTTGGGAGGAAGTCGAGCGAGTGCTTCGCGCGCTCGGCTTTAAGGTTGAGCGCCGGGGAACCGAGGGCTGGCGAGTGACGCCACCGCTGGCACGCCTGGACGTGGACCGGGAAGTCGACCTGATTGAGGAAGTGGCCCGCCACTACGGCTACAACCGGTTACCCGCTCGAGTGCGCCGCGCACCGCCTCGGCTCGCCACGGACGAGACTCGGGAGAAAGAACTCAGAATTAGTGGCACGCTGGTGGCGCTCGGATACCGTGAAATTATTCCCCCTGCCATGGTCGATCCAGAGGAGAACGCGAGATTCACGGACCGTCCTCCGGTGATTCTGGAGAATCCGCTCAGCCAGGATGCTTCCGTCATGCGGTCCTCCGCGATGCCGAGTATGATCCATACGGTGAAGTGGAACCTCGACCGTTACCGCAGCGACCTTCGCCTTTTTGAGATGGGAAAGGTCTACAGCGCGGAGGACAAGGGACTGCCCGATGAGCGCCGTGTGCTGGTGCTCGGTGCAACTGGGAGCCGCGAGCCCGGGACAGTAGACAGCAAAGGACCGGCGATCAGCTTTTTCGATTTGAAGGGTGAGGTCGAACAGGTGCTGGACGATTTTGATTTGCCCAGGCTCAGATTTGAGTCCTTTCAAATTGAATACCTCGAGGAAGGGCTTGCCGGCCGGTTCCTTGCGGCGGACGGAGCCATTGCCATGCTGGGTCGCCTGAATGAAGGCTTGGCGCGCGGCTACAAACTGCGGCAGGCCGTGTGGGTGGCGGAACTCGATCTGGACGCTTTGCTGCGGGCCCCCTTAAACCAGAAAAGTTTTAAGTCGATTTCAAAATTTCCGCCAGTCGAGCGCGACTTTTCGCTGGTGCTGCCCGGCAGCACCTCGTACGGGCGGCTGGAAGAAGCGATTCGAGGGCTGGGGATTGAGGACCTGCAATCCGTGAAGCCGGTTGAACGCCGTTCCAGTCACGAACTCCCGGAAGGCACGATTCCAGCGGGGCACGCGAGCCTGCTGTTGCGCATCACATTTCAAAGTCCGACGCGCACGCTGGCGGGCGATGAGGTTGAACTTCAAAGTCGTCGAATTATTGACGCCCTTGAGCCCTTGGGGATTCAAATTCGGGCGCAGGGATAA
- a CDS encoding cell division protein ZapA, protein MDNPTGSVRIEIYDQEYHVKGLNSAYLEELAQYVDGKMRSIATRSHNVDSLRVAVLAALNIADEYHQMKSRYEATTRQVEQKFGEYNAALDRLLKPAV, encoded by the coding sequence TTGGATAATCCAACAGGTTCCGTCCGAATCGAAATTTACGATCAGGAGTATCACGTCAAGGGCCTGAATTCAGCTTATCTCGAAGAGCTGGCACAATATGTGGACGGCAAAATGCGCTCGATTGCGACGCGAAGTCACAATGTGGATTCGTTGCGGGTGGCGGTGCTCGCAGCGCTTAATATCGCAGATGAATACCATCAGATGAAGTCCAGGTACGAAGCGACCACGCGGCAAGTGGAGCAGAAGTTCGGCGAGTACAACGCGGCGCTGGACCGGCTGCTGAAGCCCGCTGTCTGA
- the ispG gene encoding flavodoxin-dependent (E)-4-hydroxy-3-methylbut-2-enyl-diphosphate synthase, whose protein sequence is MNFSDKEFFPGRRKTRPVKVGRYTIGGDAPIVVQSMTKTDTRDVDKTVEQVQQLEEAGCEVVRLAVPDVEAAKALKDIRKRCPDSVLVSDIHFQYKFALMALDAGIDKLRINPGNIGDAEKVRTVVRRAQEQKVPIRIGVNAGSLERRLLEKYGFPTPEAMAESAEYHIRILEDLGFGDTIVSLKSSNVKLTVAAYRLLAQRCDYPFHLGITEAGTQFSGTVKSCVGMGMLLAEGIGDTIRVSLATDPREEVRVAYELLKSLELRSRGPVVIACPTCGRLEVDLFKIAGEIEQATSHIKMPLSLAVMGCAVNGPGEAREADLGVAAGRGNGMIYRQGKAIRRVSEDEIVPALLEEIERFVADKTAGRVTDTHESVEEAPAPSSPLVSLQ, encoded by the coding sequence GTGAACTTTAGCGATAAAGAGTTCTTTCCTGGCAGACGCAAAACCCGGCCGGTGAAAGTGGGTCGATACACGATTGGCGGGGATGCCCCGATTGTCGTGCAGTCCATGACCAAGACGGACACGCGCGATGTTGACAAGACGGTTGAGCAGGTCCAGCAACTGGAGGAGGCTGGATGCGAAGTCGTGCGTCTGGCTGTGCCTGATGTTGAAGCGGCAAAAGCCTTGAAGGACATTCGGAAGAGATGTCCCGATTCCGTGCTGGTCTCGGACATTCATTTCCAGTATAAGTTCGCACTGATGGCTCTGGATGCGGGAATTGACAAGCTGCGCATTAATCCCGGCAATATCGGTGACGCGGAGAAGGTCCGCACCGTGGTGCGGCGCGCGCAGGAGCAGAAGGTGCCGATCCGGATTGGAGTGAATGCGGGCTCGCTCGAGCGGCGGCTGCTGGAAAAATACGGGTTTCCGACTCCCGAAGCGATGGCCGAGAGCGCGGAATATCACATCCGAATCCTGGAAGATCTGGGCTTTGGTGACACCATCGTTTCTCTGAAATCCTCAAACGTTAAGCTCACAGTGGCAGCTTACCGGCTGCTGGCCCAACGCTGCGATTACCCGTTTCACCTTGGCATCACCGAGGCGGGGACGCAGTTTTCCGGTACGGTCAAGTCCTGCGTGGGTATGGGCATGCTGCTGGCCGAAGGCATTGGCGACACGATTCGGGTTTCGCTGGCCACCGATCCCCGGGAAGAAGTTCGAGTGGCGTATGAGCTGCTGAAATCGCTGGAGCTCCGCAGCCGCGGGCCGGTGGTGATTGCATGCCCCACCTGCGGTCGTCTGGAAGTTGACCTCTTCAAGATCGCGGGCGAAATCGAGCAGGCCACTTCTCACATCAAGATGCCGCTCTCGCTGGCGGTGATGGGTTGCGCCGTCAACGGCCCGGGTGAAGCGCGCGAAGCCGACCTGGGTGTAGCTGCAGGACGCGGCAATGGGATGATTTACCGCCAGGGGAAAGCGATCCGACGCGTGAGTGAAGATGAAATCGTTCCTGCGCTGCTCGAGGAGATTGAGCGTTTTGTGGCGGACAAGACCGCCGGCCGAGTGACGGACACCCACGAGTCTGTTGAAGAAGCTCCTGCTCCTTCAAGCCCCCTCGTCAGCCTCCAATAG
- the dxr gene encoding 1-deoxy-D-xylulose-5-phosphate reductoisomerase encodes MKGLCILGSTGSIGQNCLNVVRGREDRFRVAALSAGKNLEVLAAQIAEFRPSVAVVADTASISALHGRLQALGFCENVQILAGTEGQLEAVHHPDVNFVVAASHGTTGLVAVYQAICAGKAVGLANKEVMVVAGELVTRTARERGVEVLPIDSEHCAIHQCLRSGAHREVRRLILTGSGGPFLKTARRRLEDVTPELALKHPVWKMGGRITIDSATLMNKGLEIIEAHWLFGFPSQQIDVMIHPESIIHSMIEFCDGSVMAQLSVADMRLPIQYALTYPARMDADGHLPLLDLIAAGSLHFREPDGRRFPCLDLGRAALEQGGVAPCALNAADEVAVEAFLRGELRFPDIPRVIEKVMRETPSGHPNTMEDVLESDRQARLYARESVASMAHPYTVV; translated from the coding sequence ATGAAGGGACTGTGCATTCTGGGCTCGACCGGTTCGATCGGTCAAAACTGCCTCAACGTGGTCAGGGGGCGCGAGGACCGTTTTCGCGTGGCCGCGCTTTCTGCAGGCAAAAATCTGGAGGTCCTGGCCGCCCAGATTGCCGAGTTCCGCCCCTCTGTGGCCGTGGTGGCGGATACGGCCTCGATCTCCGCGTTGCACGGCCGCCTCCAGGCACTGGGCTTCTGTGAAAACGTCCAGATTCTGGCCGGGACCGAAGGCCAGCTTGAGGCGGTCCATCATCCCGATGTTAATTTCGTTGTTGCGGCGTCCCATGGCACCACCGGCCTTGTGGCTGTGTATCAGGCTATCTGCGCGGGTAAGGCGGTAGGACTGGCCAACAAGGAAGTCATGGTGGTGGCTGGCGAACTGGTTACCCGCACTGCGCGTGAGCGCGGCGTGGAGGTGCTTCCGATTGACAGCGAACACTGCGCCATCCACCAATGCCTGCGGTCGGGGGCCCATCGGGAAGTCCGACGGTTGATCCTGACGGGTTCCGGCGGCCCCTTTCTCAAGACCGCTCGAAGGCGCCTGGAGGATGTGACTCCTGAGCTGGCGCTCAAGCATCCGGTGTGGAAGATGGGAGGCCGGATCACCATCGATTCCGCCACCCTGATGAACAAGGGCCTTGAAATCATTGAGGCCCACTGGCTTTTTGGTTTTCCCTCGCAGCAGATTGACGTCATGATCCATCCCGAATCGATCATTCATTCCATGATCGAGTTCTGCGACGGTTCTGTGATGGCCCAGCTCTCCGTCGCCGACATGCGGCTTCCCATTCAATACGCGCTCACCTACCCCGCGCGTATGGATGCCGATGGGCACCTGCCTCTGCTGGACTTGATTGCGGCCGGAAGTCTCCACTTCAGGGAACCGGACGGGCGCCGCTTCCCGTGCCTGGACCTTGGAAGGGCCGCGCTTGAGCAGGGCGGGGTGGCGCCCTGCGCGCTGAATGCCGCCGATGAAGTCGCCGTGGAGGCGTTTCTGAGGGGTGAACTGCGTTTCCCCGATATACCCCGTGTGATTGAAAAGGTGATGCGCGAGACCCCTTCGGGTCATCCAAACACCATGGAAGACGTTTTGGAAAGCGACCGGCAAGCGCGGTTATATGCGCGCGAGTCAGTGGCTTCGATGGCGCATCCGTACACGGTTGTGTGA
- a CDS encoding glycine/sarcosine/betaine reductase selenoprotein B family protein, producing the protein MARLEDLPLTHRLFVETYPFRKVDWSPGARLAKPLTQCRLALITSAGVHLPGQPPFDLAFRGGDFSFRELPNTLDVRHLRISHRSSDFDQTGARLDANLVFPLDRFRELEERGEIGGLNHRHFSFMGSISAPGKLLKDSAPRVREMLREDRVDAAFLVPT; encoded by the coding sequence ATGGCGCGCCTTGAAGACCTTCCACTTACACACCGGCTTTTCGTTGAGACCTACCCCTTCCGAAAGGTGGATTGGTCGCCGGGCGCGCGGCTCGCAAAACCGCTAACACAGTGCAGGCTTGCCCTCATTACTTCTGCAGGTGTACACCTTCCCGGCCAGCCCCCATTTGACCTGGCTTTTCGCGGCGGTGATTTTTCCTTTCGCGAGTTGCCCAACACGCTTGACGTTCGTCACCTGAGGATCTCCCACAGGAGTTCTGATTTCGACCAGACGGGCGCCAGGTTGGACGCAAACCTGGTGTTTCCGCTTGACCGATTCCGGGAGCTTGAGGAGCGGGGCGAAATCGGAGGGTTGAACCACCGGCACTTTAGTTTTATGGGCTCGATTTCGGCGCCCGGTAAATTGCTTAAAGATTCCGCGCCGCGGGTCCGAGAGATGCTGCGCGAGGATCGGGTGGACGCTGCTTTCCTGGTGCCGACCTGA
- the rseP gene encoding RIP metalloprotease RseP, whose protein sequence is MVSSFFTDVVVVILVLGVMVFVHEAGHFLAAKGFGVRVVTFSLGFGKRIFGFERGGTDYRVSVLPLGGYVKMAGDDPTAVLTGDAGEFLSRPRWQRFVIILMGPMMNFVLAVVVLAGLYMFHFERPAYEDQPVVIGAVEPSSAAADAGLQAGDKVVQFDSVKDPQWRNIKFKVLTGADHPIPLTVDRSGQVLHMSLTPHTEGPDGAGVAGWYPYVPLVIDSAEPGQPASEAGLESGDMIVGLNGKPIYYWALIVQDLRDSKGQPADLTVQRGERQFQVQVKPAYTDVMGLKTWRIGVTIRQTEFAVRRLPPVTAVEYAVTANYRYFLETFDVLGKIVTRQMSTKSLAGPIGIAQISGEAYRRGIADLLLFVSFISLQLGIVNLLPIPVMDGGHIFMLAIEGLMRRDLSLAVKERVIQVGVVLIVLLFVFVMYNDIMKTLRPS, encoded by the coding sequence ATGGTTTCAAGCTTTTTCACTGACGTCGTTGTCGTCATCCTGGTCTTGGGAGTGATGGTCTTTGTTCATGAGGCAGGCCATTTTCTGGCGGCCAAGGGATTTGGCGTACGCGTCGTAACGTTTTCGCTGGGCTTCGGCAAGCGAATTTTTGGATTCGAGCGAGGTGGGACCGATTACCGGGTCAGCGTCCTGCCGCTGGGCGGCTATGTCAAAATGGCAGGCGATGATCCCACGGCCGTCCTGACCGGTGATGCGGGCGAGTTTCTGAGCCGCCCGCGCTGGCAGCGATTCGTCATCATCCTGATGGGTCCGATGATGAACTTCGTCCTGGCCGTGGTGGTCCTTGCCGGGCTTTACATGTTCCATTTCGAGAGGCCGGCATATGAGGACCAGCCCGTCGTGATCGGCGCCGTCGAGCCAAGTTCAGCGGCAGCAGATGCCGGGCTCCAGGCCGGGGACAAGGTCGTACAGTTTGACAGCGTCAAGGATCCCCAGTGGCGCAACATTAAATTCAAGGTCCTGACGGGCGCAGATCATCCCATTCCTCTCACCGTTGACCGCAGCGGCCAGGTCCTGCACATGAGCCTCACTCCGCATACCGAAGGCCCGGATGGCGCGGGTGTCGCCGGATGGTATCCTTACGTCCCCCTGGTGATTGACAGCGCGGAGCCAGGCCAGCCAGCCAGCGAGGCAGGATTGGAATCAGGCGATATGATTGTCGGCCTGAACGGCAAACCGATTTATTACTGGGCGCTGATTGTCCAGGACCTCAGGGACAGTAAAGGCCAGCCTGCTGACCTTACGGTGCAACGCGGCGAAAGACAATTTCAGGTGCAGGTGAAGCCGGCATATACAGACGTGATGGGCCTGAAGACCTGGCGGATTGGAGTGACGATCCGCCAGACGGAGTTTGCAGTCCGCAGGTTGCCGCCCGTAACGGCTGTGGAATACGCCGTCACAGCGAATTACCGGTATTTTCTGGAAACATTCGACGTACTGGGAAAAATTGTGACCCGCCAGATGTCCACGAAGTCGCTTGCCGGGCCGATTGGAATTGCTCAGATTTCCGGTGAAGCCTACCGCCGGGGAATCGCTGACCTTTTGCTCTTCGTTTCCTTCATCAGCCTGCAGTTGGGAATCGTTAACCTGCTGCCAATTCCTGTGATGGACGGCGGGCATATCTTCATGCTGGCGATCGAGGGCTTGATGCGGCGCGATCTGAGCCTGGCCGTCAAGGAGCGGGTTATCCAGGTGGGGGTCGTGCTGATAGTCCTCCTCTTTGTGTTTGTGATGTATAACGATATTATGAAGACGCTGCGTCCTTCCTGA